The sequence below is a genomic window from Brooklawnia cerclae.
GATCGGGTCGTTCAAGACCCCACGGTGGCTCACGGGCCTGATGCCGGTGGTGATCATCCCGCTTCTGGCAACGCTGATCACCGGTGGCCTGATGTACGTGTTGCTCGGCAAGCCGCTCGCCGCGATCACCACCGGGCTGACCAACGGCCTGAACAGCATGTCGGGCGGATCAGCGGTCGTCCTCGGCGTCGTCCTCGGCCTCATGATGTGCTTCGACCTCGGCGGCCCGGTCAACAAGGCCGCCTACCTGTTCGCGACCACGGGACTGTCGGCCAACACCGAGGCGTCCTTCCACGTCATGGCCGCGGTCATGGCGGCAGGCATGGTGCCCCCGCTGGCTCTCGCGCTCGCCACGACCGTCCGCAAGAAGCTGTTCACCGCCCCCGAGGTCGAGAACGGACGCGCTGCCTGGCTGCTGGGCCTGTCGTTCATCTCCGAGGGTGCGATTCCCTTCGCGGCCGCAGACCCGCTGCGCGTCATCCCGTCCATGATGCTCGGCGGGGCGGTCACCGGTGGGCTCTGCATGGCCCTCGAGGTCGGCAGCCGAGCCCCTCACGGCGGCATCTTCGTGCTCTTCGCGATCCAGAACGTGCCGGGCTTCGTGTTGTCGCTCGTGCTGGGCGTCGTCGTCGCTGCCGCCGCGGTGATCCTGGCGAAGAGCCTCGGCACCCGGAAGTCCGAGCCCGCGACCGTCGCGGTCACGGGATAGTGTGTGCCCACGAGCCCACTCATAGGAGGAGCAATGGCCAGCAAGATCGTCATCGTCGGGTCCGCTGTGGGGCTGCATGCCCGGCCTGCGTCGGTCATCGCCGAGGCAGCCGGTCAGTACAGTGACGAGGTCACGTTGAGCGTGGCCGGCGGGGATCCGGTGGACGCGGCGTCCGCGCTGCTCATCATGACTCTCGGTGCGTCGAAGGGCACCGAGGTCACCGTGGAGTCCGACGACCCGGCCGCCGTCGACCGGATCGCCGGACTCATCCAGCAGGACCTCGACGCGAGCTAGCGGTTCGCGTTCACCGTGGCGTCGAGCCTAGGCCGAGCTGGCCTGGGCAGCCGCGATGACGCGTGCGACCGCGTCCACCTGCCAGATGCGCCTGCGCAGGGTGCGCTGGGCGGCCATGCGCTCGCCGAGCCGGGTGTGCGGCGCCACGGCGGCACCCAGCTGCATCGAGTACATGAACCCGCCCAGCGCGGCGGATTCCACGGGGGCGGTCGCGGGGGTCGTCAGGCCCTTGCGGGCCGAATCCCGGATCCTGCTCAGCAGCAGACGGTCCCGCACCGGGTAGCGCGAGGCTCTGAGCATGCGCCGGGGCGACCGCGCGATCGTCCCAGCGGCGACCAGCTCGTCCAGCAGGCGGGTGGCCAGACGGCCGCGTTCACGTAACCGGGTGATCCAGCGGGCGGGCGTGCGAGGCTCGCTCGCCGCCATGAGCGCCAGGGTGATGTCCAGGGAGGCGTCGCCGGTGGGGGTCGCGTCGACCACGTACACGCGGCGGTCACGCAGAGCGATGCGACCGGCCGTCTCGAGGTCGACCAGCAGCGCGCCTGCCGCTGCGAAGGCCGCCAGGCCCCGCCGCCGGCGCGCGCCGGAGTCGGGATCGAGAGTCAGGAGCACAACGTTGTGGGCCAGGTTCAGGGTGCCGGAGGTTCCCATGGCCGCAGCCTAGCGATCGCGGGCGCACCACCTGCCGGAGCGGGGCACAATCGAACCATGGGAGTCGCCGTCTTTCTCGTCGTCCTGTTGATCGGCGTCATCGGTCTCGGGCGGTGGCGCCGTGAACAGATGCTCCACGCGAGCGAGCCGCCAGAGGACGAACCCTCCGAGCCGGGCGACGAGATCTCGCGCATCCTGGGCACCAAACCGACATGGTTCGCCCCCGACATCCACTGGGGCTCACCCCGGCCGGTTCGCACGAAGCCCGAGGACGACGAGCACCCGCATGAGTGAGGCGGACTGGCATGGTCACGCCGTCCTGCAGGTGGCTGTTCCCGAGCTCGAGGACTGGATCGTCGCGCGCACGCGACACTACGACGCGGGGTTCGTCAGTGGTGATCCGCGCTTCCACCATGCGCACATCACCGTGCTGGCACCCTTGCGGTCGTGGGACGCGAAGGCCTGCGCCCGGCTCGCCGCGGCGACCCGGCCTTTCGACTACCGCCTGGAGCGGATCGCGGTGTTCCCCGACGGATGCATCCACCTGCCCCCCGAGCCGGACGAGCCGTTCCGCGCGCTGACGGCGGCCGCCTGGCGGGCTCATCCCCGGGTGATCCCCAACGGGGCTCCCGATCCCGACCCGCATCTGACGCTCGATCGAATCGGACCGGGCGTCGACGTCGGCTCGACGCGCGTACTGCTCGGGAGCTCGATCCCCGTGGCCTGCCGGGCCGTCGGCCTCGAACTGGTCTGGTACGAGGCTGGCGACTGCCACCTGATCGACTCCTGGCCCTTCGGCGGGCGAGAGGCGTGACTGAACTTCCCCGACAGGTGCCGCGCGGCGGACCACCCACGTATATTCCCTAGTGGGGACGCAGCTACAGGTCGGTCGGGGAAGTTCAGTCACGCGCTTACGCGTCGACGATGCGGCAGACCACCTCTCCGCTGGCGACCGCGGTGCCCACGGGCACGAGGTCGCGGACGATGCCGCTGCGATGTGCGCTGATGGGCTGCTCCATCTTCATGGCCTCCAGCACCACGACCAGGTCGCCCTCGGCGACCGAATCGCCCTCGGCGGCCGCCGCCTTGATGATCGTGCCCTGCATGGGCGAGGCCAGGTCGTCGCCCGAAGCCTCGACGCTCTTGGAGCGGGCGCGCCTCGTGGGACGCTTGGGCTTCGTGGGCCCATGGCCGGTGCCGAGTGCCGCAGGCACCTTCACCTCGACGCGCCGCCCGTTCACCTCGACGACGACCGTGCGCGAGGGCACCTGCTCGTCCGGCTCACCCAGTTCGCCCGAGTACGGCTCGATGCCGCCGGAGAACTGCGTCTCGATCCAGTTCGTGTTGATGCCGAACACCCCGTCGGGCGCCGTGAACGCGGGCTCGTCGACGAGGCGTTCGTGGAAGGGGAGCACGGTCGGCATGCCCTCGACGAGAAACTCTCCCAGGGCCCGCCGGGCACGGGCGATGGCCTCGTCCCGGTCGGCTCCTGTGATGATGAGCTTGCCCAGCAACGAGTCGAACGCGCCGGGCACGGTCATGCCGCGGCGGTAGCCCTCGTCCATGCGCACGCCCGGCCCGCACGGGGGACGCCAGCGTGTCAGCGTTCCCGGCGCCGGCATGAAGCCGCGGCCCGCGTCCTCGGCGTTGATCCGGAACTCGATCGAGTGGCCGGTCACGGGGGGATCGGAGTCGGGGAGGTCGGCTCCCTCGGCGATCGCGAACTGCCAGCGCACCAGGTCCCACCCGGTGACCTCCTCGCTGACCGGGTGCTCGACCTGTAGCCGGGTGTTGACCTCGAGGAAGCTGATCGTGCCGTCGAGACCGACGAGGAACTCGCACGTCGCGGCGCCGACGTACCCGGCGGCCTGAAGGATCGCCCGGGACGCCTCGCGCAACCGGGTCTCCTGGGCATCGGTGAGGAACGGTGCGGGCGCCTCCTCGACGAGCTTCTGGTGGCGGCGTTGCAGCGAGCAGTCGCGCGTCGACACCACGACGACGCGTCCGTGCTGGTCGGCGAGGCATTGGGTCTCCACATGCCGCGGCCGGTCGAGGTAGCGCTCGACGAAACACTCACCGCGCCCGAAAGCCGTGAGCGCCTCGCGGGTGGCCGAGTCGAAGAGCTCGGCGATCTCGTCGGTCCGGTGGGCGACCTTGAGCCCGCGACCGCCCCCGCCGTAGGCAGCCTTGATGGCGATCGGCAGGCCGTGCTCGGTGGCGAACGCGATCACCTCGTCGGCGCTCGACACCGGGTCGGGGGTGCCGGGTACGAGCGGGGCACCCACCTGCTGGGCGATGTGCCGCGCCTTCACCTTGTCGCCGAGCGTGTCGATGGCGCTCGGTGGGGGACCGATCCAGGTCAGCCCGGCGTCCAGCACGGCCTGTGCGAAGTCGGCGTTCTCGGACAGGAAACCGTAGCCGGGGTGCACCGCGTCCGCGCCGGCGCGGCGGGCGATGTCGAGCAGTTTCGCCTGGTCGAGATAGGTCTCGGCGGGAGTGGCGCCGTTGAGGGCGAACGCCTCGTCCGCCATCTCGACGAACAGGGATCCGGCATCAGAGTCGGCATAGGCGGCGACACTGGGGATTCCGCAATCCCGTGCCGCACGTATGATGCGGACTGCGATCTCGCCACGGTTGGCCACCAGCAGCTTGGTGATCGTCATACCCGGAGTCTAGGCACGTCGGCCGCACGTAGTCTGGCCCCATGGCCAC
It includes:
- a CDS encoding HPr family phosphocarrier protein translates to MASKIVIVGSAVGLHARPASVIAEAAGQYSDEVTLSVAGGDPVDAASALLIMTLGASKGTEVTVESDDPAAVDRIAGLIQQDLDAS
- a CDS encoding GOLPH3/VPS74 family protein, with the protein product MGTSGTLNLAHNVVLLTLDPDSGARRRRGLAAFAAAGALLVDLETAGRIALRDRRVYVVDATPTGDASLDITLALMAASEPRTPARWITRLRERGRLATRLLDELVAAGTIARSPRRMLRASRYPVRDRLLLSRIRDSARKGLTTPATAPVESAALGGFMYSMQLGAAVAPHTRLGERMAAQRTLRRRIWQVDAVARVIAAAQASSA
- a CDS encoding 2'-5' RNA ligase family protein; this translates as MSEADWHGHAVLQVAVPELEDWIVARTRHYDAGFVSGDPRFHHAHITVLAPLRSWDAKACARLAAATRPFDYRLERIAVFPDGCIHLPPEPDEPFRALTAAAWRAHPRVIPNGAPDPDPHLTLDRIGPGVDVGSTRVLLGSSIPVACRAVGLELVWYEAGDCHLIDSWPFGGREA
- a CDS encoding acetyl/propionyl/methylcrotonyl-CoA carboxylase subunit alpha, which translates into the protein MTITKLLVANRGEIAVRIIRAARDCGIPSVAAYADSDAGSLFVEMADEAFALNGATPAETYLDQAKLLDIARRAGADAVHPGYGFLSENADFAQAVLDAGLTWIGPPPSAIDTLGDKVKARHIAQQVGAPLVPGTPDPVSSADEVIAFATEHGLPIAIKAAYGGGGRGLKVAHRTDEIAELFDSATREALTAFGRGECFVERYLDRPRHVETQCLADQHGRVVVVSTRDCSLQRRHQKLVEEAPAPFLTDAQETRLREASRAILQAAGYVGAATCEFLVGLDGTISFLEVNTRLQVEHPVSEEVTGWDLVRWQFAIAEGADLPDSDPPVTGHSIEFRINAEDAGRGFMPAPGTLTRWRPPCGPGVRMDEGYRRGMTVPGAFDSLLGKLIITGADRDEAIARARRALGEFLVEGMPTVLPFHERLVDEPAFTAPDGVFGINTNWIETQFSGGIEPYSGELGEPDEQVPSRTVVVEVNGRRVEVKVPAALGTGHGPTKPKRPTRRARSKSVEASGDDLASPMQGTIIKAAAAEGDSVAEGDLVVVLEAMKMEQPISAHRSGIVRDLVPVGTAVASGEVVCRIVDA